The Streptococcus mitis genome has a segment encoding these proteins:
- a CDS encoding energy-coupling factor transporter transmembrane component T produces MVKVATQTPIISLFLLILSLETSFIPSIALNLSVVAFCILFMLYYRRFKMLAWMILLAILPSLANYWAVQLHGDASQAVMLGTRAFVTVCIGLVFVSSISLKELLLYLAQKGLSRSWAYALIVVFNSFPLIQQEIKSLKEACLLRGQELHFWSPLIYSKVLMTVFRWRHLYLRALSAHGYDEHAQVENSYRTFYIPKKTKLIYLLFFLLLQTSLFL; encoded by the coding sequence ATGGTCAAAGTAGCAACCCAGACACCGATTATCAGTCTCTTCTTGCTGATTTTATCCTTGGAAACATCTTTTATTCCTTCGATTGCTCTTAATCTCTCAGTAGTTGCATTTTGTATTCTCTTTATGCTCTATTACCGTCGATTTAAGATGTTGGCTTGGATGATTCTACTTGCCATTTTGCCATCTTTGGCCAACTACTGGGCAGTTCAGTTACACGGAGATGCTTCGCAGGCAGTCATGCTTGGAACGAGGGCCTTTGTGACCGTTTGTATTGGCCTTGTCTTTGTTTCCTCTATTTCCCTAAAAGAGCTTCTCTTGTACTTGGCTCAAAAGGGGTTATCACGCTCTTGGGCCTATGCCTTGATTGTGGTATTCAATTCCTTCCCCCTTATTCAGCAAGAAATCAAGTCCCTCAAGGAAGCTTGCTTATTACGCGGTCAAGAACTGCATTTTTGGTCTCCCTTGATTTACAGCAAGGTTCTGATGACAGTCTTTAGGTGGCGCCATCTTTACCTGAGAGCCCTGTCGGCGCATGGATATGACGAACATGCACAGGTGGAGAATAGCTATCGGACTTTTTATATTCCTAAAAAAACAAAATTAATCTACCTACTTTTCTTTTTATTGCTTCAAACCAGTCTATTTTTATAA
- the tenA gene encoding thiaminase II: MEFTDIAMELSKEAWQASFHHPFVLQLQEGNLEPAIFRYYLIQDAYYLKAFSEAYHLLAEKTSNQEMKRLLKQNAQSLVEGELFIRQQFFKELEISDQEMEQHPIAPTCYHYISHIYRQFEEANQAIAFASLLPCPWLYHDIGKSLNLKPSPNPLYQQWIETYITDELEQQIREEEALANQLYRESDETDKKKMLEAFHISVHMEAKFWEMAYQHQTWKSDLQSLETGEE, from the coding sequence ATGGAATTTACAGATATTGCGATGGAATTATCCAAGGAAGCTTGGCAGGCGTCCTTTCATCACCCCTTTGTTTTACAGTTGCAAGAGGGAAATTTAGAACCTGCAATTTTCCGCTACTACTTGATTCAGGATGCTTACTATCTTAAGGCCTTCTCAGAAGCCTATCATCTCTTGGCTGAAAAGACTTCAAACCAAGAGATGAAGAGACTCTTGAAACAAAATGCTCAGAGTCTAGTGGAGGGTGAGTTATTTATCCGCCAACAATTTTTCAAGGAATTGGAAATCAGCGATCAGGAAATGGAGCAACATCCAATCGCTCCAACCTGCTATCATTATATCTCTCATATTTATCGGCAATTTGAAGAAGCAAATCAAGCCATCGCTTTTGCAAGTTTGCTGCCTTGTCCTTGGTTATACCATGATATAGGCAAATCCCTTAATCTTAAACCATCACCAAATCCTCTCTACCAACAATGGATTGAAACTTATATTACGGATGAGTTGGAGCAGCAGATCAGAGAGGAAGAGGCTCTGGCCAATCAACTCTATCGAGAAAGTGACGAGACAGACAAGAAAAAAATGCTAGAAGCCTTCCACATCAGTGTTCATATGGAAGCTAAGTTTTGGGAAATGGCCTACCAACACCAGACATGGAAGAGTGATTTACAGTCTTTAGAAACAGGAGAAGAATAG
- a CDS encoding cupredoxin domain-containing protein has protein sequence MLNSIVTIICIALIAFILFWFFKKPEKSGQKAQQKNGYQEIRVDVMGGYTPELIILKKSVPARIVFDRKDPSPCLDQIVFPDFGVHADLPMGEEYVVEITPEQAGEYGFSCGMNMMHGKMIVE, from the coding sequence ATGTTAAATAGCATTGTAACTATTATTTGTATTGCCCTTATCGCGTTTATCTTGTTTTGGTTTTTCAAAAAGCCTGAAAAATCTGGACAAAAGGCCCAGCAAAAAAACGGCTACCAAGAGATTCGAGTGGATGTCATGGGTGGCTATACGCCTGAGTTGATTATCCTCAAGAAATCAGTGCCAGCCCGCATTGTCTTTGACCGTAAGGACCCTTCACCCTGTCTGGACCAAATTGTTTTTCCAGACTTTGGTGTACATGCGGACCTGCCAATGGGTGAAGAGTATGTAGTGGAAATCACGCCTGAGCAGGCTGGAGAGTATGGTTTCTCTTGTGGCATGAATATGATGCACGGTAAGATGATTGTAGAATAG
- a CDS encoding CopY/TcrY family copper transport repressor: MQISDAEWQVMKIIWMQGEQTSMDLIRVLAERFDWSKSTIQTLLARLVEKECLTRKKEGKSFVYSALLTLDQSRDLLVKDIKDKVCSRRIKNLLADLIAECDFTQADLEDLEAVISEKKSSAVTEVKCNCM, encoded by the coding sequence ATGCAGATTTCAGATGCAGAATGGCAGGTCATGAAGATTATTTGGATGCAAGGGGAGCAGACCAGTATGGATTTGATCAGGGTTCTGGCGGAGCGGTTCGACTGGTCCAAGTCGACCATTCAAACTCTTTTGGCTCGTTTGGTTGAGAAAGAGTGTTTGACTCGGAAAAAAGAAGGCAAGTCCTTTGTCTATTCAGCCCTTTTAACTTTGGATCAAAGTCGAGACTTGCTTGTTAAAGATATCAAGGACAAGGTTTGTTCTCGTAGGATTAAGAACTTGTTGGCTGATTTGATTGCTGAATGTGATTTTACTCAGGCTGACTTAGAAGACTTGGAAGCTGTGATTTCTGAGAAGAAATCAAGCGCTGTAACAGAAGTAAAATGTAATTGTATGTAA
- the thiE gene encoding thiamine phosphate synthase has protein sequence MNREALRLYLVTNRYQDSLESFLEKIETACRSGVTIIQLREKNLTTNQYYQLAKQVKEITEAYQVPLIIDDRLDVCLAVDAAGLHIGDDELPVSVARQVLGPEKILGVTAKTVKRALEAEEGGANYLGTGAIFPTTTKENAPITLISTLKTICQRVAIPVVAIGGLTSENIDQLIGTGIAGVAVVRDLMQAEDIEAKTQAFLTKLDDIIF, from the coding sequence ATGAATAGAGAAGCACTTAGACTGTATCTGGTAACCAATCGCTACCAAGATTCCTTGGAAAGTTTTCTTGAAAAGATTGAGACGGCTTGCCGTTCAGGGGTTACCATCATCCAACTACGAGAAAAAAATCTCACTACCAATCAATATTATCAACTGGCAAAACAAGTCAAGGAAATAACAGAAGCCTATCAGGTACCCTTGATAATCGATGATCGTTTGGATGTTTGTCTTGCAGTCGATGCTGCAGGTCTGCATATCGGAGACGATGAGCTACCAGTTTCGGTTGCCAGACAAGTCTTGGGCCCTGAAAAAATCCTTGGGGTCACAGCTAAAACAGTAAAAAGAGCCCTCGAGGCAGAAGAAGGAGGGGCGAATTACTTGGGGACAGGAGCCATTTTCCCAACAACCACCAAGGAAAATGCGCCTATCACCCTGATTTCAACCTTGAAGACAATTTGCCAAAGGGTTGCCATTCCAGTAGTTGCTATTGGCGGCTTGACATCAGAGAATATTGACCAACTTATCGGCACGGGTATAGCTGGTGTAGCTGTCGTGCGTGATTTGATGCAGGCAGAAGATATAGAGGCAAAAACACAAGCTTTTTTGACAAAGTTGGATGATATTATTTTCTAA
- a CDS encoding heavy metal translocating P-type ATPase — protein MTEIVKASLENGVQKISITADKGYHPAHIQLQKGIPAEITFHRVTPSNCYKEILFEEEGILEPIGVDEEKVIRFTPQELGQHEFSCGMKMQKGSYTVVEKTRKSLSLLQRFWITSIFTVPLVILMIGMSTGGISHQVMRWGTFLATTPIMLVAGGPYIQSAWASFKKHNANMDTLVALGTLVAYFYSLVALFAGLPVYFESAAFIFFFVLMGAVFEEKMRKNTSQAVEKLLDLQAKTAEVLREDNYVQVPLEQVKVGDLIRVRPGEKIAVDGVVVEGISSIDESMVTGESLPVDKTVGDTVIGSTINNSGTLVFRAEKVGSETVLAQIVDFVKKAQTSRAPIQDLTDKISGIFVPAVVILGIVTFWVWFVLLRDSVVVLGASFVSSLLYGVAVLIIACPCALGLATPTALMVGTGRSAKMGVLLKNGTVLQEIQKVQTIVFDKTGTLTEGKPVVTDIIGDEVEVLGLAASLEEASQHPLAEAVVKRASEAGLELQTVENFQALHGKGVSGQINGKQVLLGNAKMLDGMNISSTYQEKLEELEKEAKTVVFLAVDNEIKGLLALQDIPKENAKLAISQLKKRGLKTVMLTGDNAGVARAIADQIGIEEVIAGVLPEEKAHEIHKLQVAGKVAFVGDGINDAPALSVADVGIAMGAGTDIAIESADLVLTTNNLLGVVRAFDMSKKTFNRILLNLFWAFIYNVAGIPIAAGVFSGVGLALNPELAGLAMAFSSVSVLTSSLLLNFSKID, from the coding sequence ATGACTGAAATTGTAAAAGCAAGTCTTGAAAATGGTGTTCAAAAAATTAGTATCACGGCAGACAAAGGCTACCATCCAGCTCATATACAGCTTCAAAAAGGGATTCCAGCTGAGATTACCTTTCATCGAGTAACTCCTTCAAACTGTTACAAGGAAATTCTGTTTGAAGAAGAAGGCATCTTGGAACCAATCGGCGTAGATGAGGAGAAAGTCATTCGTTTTACACCTCAAGAATTAGGTCAACATGAATTTTCTTGTGGCATGAAGATGCAAAAGGGAAGTTATACAGTCGTTGAGAAGACTCGAAAATCTCTATCACTTTTACAGCGTTTTTGGATTACTAGTATCTTTACTGTGCCTCTTGTGATCCTCATGATTGGGATGTCGACAGGAGGAATTAGTCACCAAGTCATGCGTTGGGGCACCTTTTTAGCCACAACACCGATTATGCTAGTAGCAGGTGGTCCTTATATCCAAAGTGCTTGGGCTAGTTTTAAAAAGCACAATGCCAACATGGATACCTTGGTTGCTCTGGGAACCCTAGTGGCCTATTTCTATAGCTTAGTTGCCCTCTTCGCTGGCCTCCCCGTTTACTTTGAAAGTGCTGCCTTTATCTTCTTCTTCGTTCTTATGGGAGCCGTTTTTGAGGAGAAAATGCGGAAAAATACTTCCCAAGCTGTGGAGAAATTACTTGACTTGCAGGCTAAAACTGCAGAAGTCTTGCGTGAGGATAACTATGTTCAAGTCCCTTTGGAGCAAGTCAAGGTAGGTGACCTGATTCGAGTGCGTCCCGGTGAAAAGATTGCGGTTGATGGTGTCGTAGTAGAAGGTATCTCTAGTATTGATGAGTCTATGGTGACTGGTGAGAGTCTGCCTGTGGACAAGACAGTTGGAGATACCGTCATTGGTTCAACCATCAATAATAGTGGAACACTTGTTTTTAGAGCAGAAAAAGTTGGTTCAGAGACTGTTTTGGCTCAGATTGTGGATTTTGTGAAGAAAGCTCAAACCAGTCGTGCACCGATTCAGGACTTGACGGATAAAATTTCAGGGATTTTTGTCCCAGCAGTTGTCATTTTAGGGATTGTGACCTTTTGGGTTTGGTTCGTCTTGCTCAGGGATAGTGTAGTTGTGCTTGGAGCGAGCTTTGTGTCTTCGCTTCTCTATGGAGTAGCAGTTCTGATTATTGCCTGCCCTTGTGCATTGGGACTTGCAACACCGACAGCCCTTATGGTGGGGACAGGTCGCAGTGCCAAGATGGGAGTTCTCCTCAAAAATGGAACGGTTCTACAGGAAATCCAGAAAGTCCAAACCATTGTCTTTGATAAAACAGGGACTTTGACTGAAGGGAAACCTGTGGTCACAGATATCATCGGAGACGAAGTAGAAGTGCTTGGATTGGCAGCTTCCTTGGAAGAAGCTTCTCAACACCCACTGGCTGAAGCCGTTGTGAAACGAGCGAGTGAAGCTGGACTTGAGCTTCAAACTGTTGAAAATTTCCAAGCCTTGCACGGAAAAGGTGTTTCAGGGCAAATCAATGGAAAACAAGTTCTGCTTGGAAATGCTAAAATGCTGGATGGCATGAACATTTCTAGCACTTATCAAGAAAAACTAGAAGAACTGGAAAAAGAAGCTAAGACAGTTGTTTTCTTAGCTGTGGACAATGAAATCAAAGGCTTGCTTGCTCTGCAAGATATTCCTAAGGAAAATGCTAAGCTTGCCATCAGTCAGTTGAAAAAACGAGGTCTTAAAACAGTCATGCTGACAGGAGACAATGCAGGTGTGGCGCGTGCTATTGCAGATCAAATCGGAATCGAAGAGGTCATTGCAGGTGTCTTGCCAGAAGAAAAAGCCCATGAAATCCATAAACTACAAGTGGCTGGCAAAGTAGCCTTTGTTGGTGATGGTATCAATGATGCTCCTGCCCTCAGTGTAGCGGATGTGGGAATTGCTATGGGAGCTGGAACAGATATTGCCATCGAATCAGCAGATTTGGTGTTGACAACCAATAATCTCTTAGGCGTGGTGCGTGCCTTTGACATGAGTAAGAAAACCTTTAATCGTATTCTGCTCAATCTTTTCTGGGCCTTTATCTACAATGTCGCCGGAATTCCGATTGCAGCAGGAGTCTTTTCAGGTGTTGGACTGGCTCTCAACCCAGAACTTGCAGGTCTAGCCATGGCCTTTAGTTCTGTATCCGTTCTGACCAGTTCACTCTTACTAAACTTTAGTAAAATAGACTAA
- the thiD gene encoding bifunctional hydroxymethylpyrimidine kinase/phosphomethylpyrimidine kinase — protein sequence MTYLPVALTIAGTDPSGGAGIMADLKSFQARDVYGMAVVTSLVAQNTRGVQLIEHVSPQMLKAQLESVFSDIKPQAVKTGMLATTEIMEIIQPYLKKLDCPYVLDPVMVATSGDTLIDTSARSYLKTNLLPLATIITPNLPEAEEIVGFSIHDPEDMERAGRLILKEFGPQSVVIKGGHLEGGAKDFLFTKDDQFVWESPRIQTCHTHGTGCTFAAVITAELAKGKTLYQAVDKAKAFITKAIQDAPQLGHGSGPVNHTSFKD from the coding sequence ATGACTTATTTACCCGTTGCTTTGACCATTGCAGGGACTGACCCTAGTGGTGGTGCTGGCATTATGGCTGATTTAAAGTCATTCCAAGCTAGAGATGTCTATGGAATGGCCGTTGTAACCAGTCTTGTCGCTCAAAATACCAGAGGCGTTCAATTAATCGAGCACGTTTCTCCTCAAATGTTGAAAGCCCAATTGGAGAGTGTCTTTTCGGATATCAAGCCTCAGGCTGTAAAAACTGGGATGTTGGCAACTACCGAAATCATGGAAATCATCCAGCCCTATCTTAAAAAGCTGGACTGTCCCTACGTCCTTGACCCTGTTATGGTCGCTACGAGCGGAGACACCCTGATTGATACCAGTGCCAGAAGCTACCTAAAAACAAACCTGCTTCCACTTGCTACCATCATCACACCCAATCTTCCTGAGGCAGAAGAGATTGTTGGTTTTTCAATCCATGATCCCGAAGACATGGAGCGTGCTGGTCGCCTGATTTTAAAAGAATTTGGTCCTCAGTCTGTGGTCATCAAAGGTGGCCATCTCGAAGGCGGTGCCAAAGACTTCCTCTTTACCAAGGATGACCAATTTGTCTGGGAAAGCCCAAGAATTCAAACCTGTCACACCCATGGTACTGGATGTACCTTTGCTGCAGTGATTACTGCTGAACTAGCCAAGGGGAAAACCCTCTATCAAGCAGTCGATAAAGCCAAGGCCTTTATCACGAAAGCTATCCAAGACGCCCCTCAACTCGGTCATGGTTCTGGCCCAGTCAACCATACAAGCTTTAAAGATTAA
- the thiW gene encoding energy coupling factor transporter S component ThiW produces the protein MRKHQLQVHKLTILSMMIALDVVLTPIFRIEGMAPMSSVVNILAGIMMGPVYALAMATVTAFIRMTTQGIPPLALTGATFGALLAGLFYKYGRKFYFSALGEILGTGIIGSIVSYPVMVLFTGSAAKLSWFIYTPRFFGATLIGTAISFIAFRFLIKQEFFKKVQGYFFAERID, from the coding sequence ATGAGAAAGCACCAATTACAAGTTCACAAATTAACTATTTTATCCATGATGATTGCCCTTGATGTAGTCCTTACACCTATCTTTCGGATTGAGGGAATGGCACCGATGTCCAGTGTAGTCAATATTCTAGCAGGAATCATGATGGGACCTGTTTATGCTTTGGCTATGGCTACAGTCACAGCCTTTATCCGTATGACGACACAAGGGATTCCGCCTTTAGCTCTCACAGGAGCGACTTTTGGAGCCCTTCTAGCAGGTCTCTTTTATAAGTATGGTCGAAAATTTTACTTTTCTGCCTTGGGAGAAATTTTGGGAACAGGTATTATTGGTTCAATTGTTTCCTATCCTGTTATGGTACTCTTTACAGGATCAGCCGCTAAGCTTAGCTGGTTTATCTACACTCCTCGATTTTTCGGAGCAACCTTGATTGGTACAGCGATTTCCTTTATTGCCTTTCGATTTTTAATCAAGCAGGAATTCTTTAAAAAAGTGCAGGGATATTTCTTTGCTGAAAGGATAGACTGA
- a CDS encoding hydroxyethylthiazole kinase, whose protein sequence is MLELSNPFPIGSSSLIHCITNEISCEMLANGILALGCKPVMADDPREVLDFTKQSQALFINLGHLSAEKEKAIRMAASYAAQAGLPMVVDAVGVTASSIRKRLVKDLLDYIPTVLKGNMSEIRSLVGLKHHGVGVDASAKDQETEDLLQVLKDWCQLYPGMSFLVTGLKDLIVSENQVAVLGNGCAELDWITGTGDLVGALTAVFLSQGKTAFEASCLAVSYLNISAERIFVQGMGLEEFRYQVLNQLSLLKRDENWLDGIKGDIYE, encoded by the coding sequence ATGCTGGAATTATCAAATCCTTTTCCTATAGGCTCTAGTTCCCTCATTCACTGTATTACCAATGAGATTTCTTGTGAGATGCTAGCAAATGGGATTTTGGCTCTGGGATGCAAACCTGTCATGGCAGATGACCCTCGTGAGGTTCTTGATTTTACTAAGCAAAGCCAGGCACTCTTCATCAATTTGGGGCATTTGTCAGCTGAGAAGGAAAAAGCAATCCGTATGGCAGCTTCTTATGCAGCTCAAGCTGGTCTCCCAATGGTAGTAGATGCGGTTGGCGTAACAGCTTCATCCATTCGTAAGAGATTAGTTAAAGACCTTTTAGACTATATACCTACGGTCCTTAAAGGAAACATGTCGGAAATTCGAAGTCTTGTTGGCTTAAAACACCACGGCGTTGGGGTCGATGCGAGTGCTAAAGATCAAGAAACTGAGGATTTACTTCAAGTCTTGAAAGACTGGTGTCAGCTTTATCCTGGCATGTCATTCTTAGTCACTGGCCTCAAGGACCTCATCGTTTCAGAAAATCAAGTTGCTGTATTGGGAAATGGCTGTGCAGAATTAGACTGGATAACAGGGACGGGAGATTTGGTTGGAGCCTTGACAGCCGTTTTTCTCAGCCAAGGAAAAACGGCCTTTGAAGCTTCTTGCCTAGCAGTTTCTTACCTCAATATCTCTGCCGAGAGAATATTTGTACAAGGAATGGGATTGGAAGAATTTCGTTATCAAGTTCTCAATCAGCTCTCTCTTCTAAAAAGAGATGAAAATTGGCTAGATGGCATCAAAGGAGATATTTATGAATAG